In one Agathobacter rectalis ATCC 33656 genomic region, the following are encoded:
- a CDS encoding acyltransferase, with amino-acid sequence MKKIIYSLDYLRIMACIMVIGIHNIYLVSENTHGIMYISVNHLVRLGLPLFFLLSSIALENSVEYIKNLKRYYLNKVLSLGIYFLIFSIFYYEYTNDKIYSIISVVKNIPYGFLATFTSSQFYHMWYMYSLIGLVLWLPFLKVLLKKITFKQHFCLATILFICLVLKIYMKVLIGECHWTSWGIYYIIGALTLRAEYKKYYNHTIIMGIIAFAFSIIIEKHNPMSVLMNNIFDYGPLMIIQVVGVFVLFIKLNDLMQKINKKINNMIHQVSMLTYLIYLCHPAVMDFSISFLWKFKDTLCMSKGILFFIFVVVNVFVISSMIAVIFKINEKILTYLLNKKLVSSFLDKSKCRE; translated from the coding sequence ATGAAAAAAATTATTTATTCTTTAGATTATTTGAGAATCATGGCGTGCATTATGGTAATTGGTATCCATAATATTTATTTAGTATCAGAAAATACACATGGGATAATGTATATAAGTGTAAATCATCTTGTTAGGCTAGGTTTACCATTGTTTTTTCTGTTATCATCAATTGCATTAGAAAATTCAGTGGAATATATAAAGAATTTGAAAAGATACTACTTAAATAAAGTATTATCTTTAGGAATATACTTTTTGATATTTTCTATTTTCTATTATGAATATACGAATGATAAAATATATTCTATAATATCTGTGGTAAAAAATATTCCGTATGGATTTTTAGCTACATTCACTTCTAGTCAATTTTACCACATGTGGTATATGTATTCATTAATTGGTTTGGTCTTGTGGCTCCCGTTTTTAAAAGTGTTATTAAAAAAAATAACATTTAAACAACATTTCTGTTTAGCAACAATTCTGTTTATCTGTTTAGTGTTAAAAATATATATGAAAGTTTTGATTGGAGAATGCCATTGGACTTCATGGGGAATTTATTATATTATAGGAGCTTTAACATTAAGAGCGGAGTATAAGAAATATTATAACCATACAATTATTATGGGCATAATTGCATTTGCTTTTTCGATTATAATAGAAAAACATAACCCAATGTCTGTCTTGATGAATAATATTTTTGATTATGGACCGTTAATGATAATACAAGTTGTGGGGGTGTTTGTTTTATTTATAAAACTTAATGATTTGATGCAAAAGATAAATAAAAAAATTAACAATATGATACATCAAGTTTCAATGTTGACGTATTTAATATATTTGTGCCATCCGGCAGTTATGGATTTTAGCATAAGTTTTTTATGGAAATTTAAGGACACGCTATGTATGAGTAAAGGAATTCTATTTTTTATATTTGTAGTTGTGAATGTATTTGTTATTTCTTCGATGATAGCGGTTATATTTAAAATTAATGAAAAAATATTAACATATTTATTAAACAAAAAATTGGTAAGTAGCTTCTTGGACAAATCAAAGTGTAGAGAGTAA
- a CDS encoding GH25 family lysozyme, which yields MKFFERGKVFIGMIMGMGLLFCGHNSVKAVQEEYTAGSSIKTEYEGEVNYDEDIQTYSSGEILAQSASGWRKDNNGWWYQYSDGSYPAGKWMQNGGKWYYFNQYGYMVIGSQYIDGSWYYFDGKGEMLTGWQQYSGGWWYHNANGVWISSDYANNTIKGIDVSYYQGNIDWNAVKNDGIQFAILRVSASYYSDSYHHFTDKRFKEYAANANSVGMPIGAYIYSKARTTENAVSDAKYVINELKGYTISYPVAIDLEDSSQTDLSRQQLGAIAKTFCNEIRKAGYTPMVYCNENWYKNYIDVSQISNEEMWVARYNYHYNTDIHRTIWQSGSTCRVSGISGNVDIDFANKAFSSWRYNNGRWSYIGTSGEMFTGWHSIGGKWYLFNSNGIMLTGWQKQGKKWYYLDEDGAMRTGWLLLKSNWYYLNRSGEMFTGWHSIGGKWYLFNTNGIMLGGWQKQGVNWYYLSNNGQMLTGWHSIRGNWYLFNSNGVMLTGWQKVEGKWYLMNKSGEMLIGWQKIGKNWYYMNSSGKMLTGWQKIGNKMYYMNSSGVWLY from the coding sequence ATGAAATTTTTTGAAAGAGGCAAAGTGTTCATTGGAATGATAATGGGAATGGGATTATTATTTTGCGGACATAATTCGGTTAAAGCAGTTCAAGAAGAATATACTGCTGGATCTTCTATTAAAACAGAATATGAAGGTGAGGTGAATTATGATGAGGACATTCAGACATATTCCAGTGGTGAAATCTTAGCCCAATCTGCAAGTGGATGGAGAAAAGATAATAATGGCTGGTGGTACCAATATTCTGATGGTTCGTATCCAGCCGGTAAATGGATGCAGAATGGAGGAAAATGGTATTATTTTAATCAGTATGGGTATATGGTAATCGGATCACAATATATTGATGGCAGTTGGTACTATTTTGATGGGAAAGGTGAAATGCTTACAGGGTGGCAACAATATAGCGGTGGTTGGTGGTATCATAATGCGAATGGAGTTTGGATATCATCAGATTATGCTAATAACACCATAAAAGGAATTGATGTATCATATTATCAGGGAAATATTGATTGGAATGCTGTAAAAAATGATGGTATACAATTTGCTATATTAAGAGTATCTGCAAGTTACTATTCGGATTCATATCATCATTTTACTGACAAGAGATTTAAGGAGTATGCTGCAAACGCTAATTCTGTAGGCATGCCTATAGGGGCATATATATATAGTAAAGCAAGGACAACAGAAAATGCAGTATCTGATGCAAAGTATGTGATAAATGAATTGAAGGGATACACAATTTCATATCCGGTAGCTATTGATTTGGAGGATTCATCACAGACCGATTTATCAAGGCAACAGTTGGGGGCAATAGCAAAAACTTTTTGTAATGAAATTAGAAAAGCAGGCTATACTCCTATGGTGTATTGTAATGAAAATTGGTATAAAAATTATATAGATGTAAGCCAGATTTCTAATGAAGAAATGTGGGTTGCGAGATATAATTATCACTATAATACAGATATTCATAGAACTATTTGGCAGAGTGGTTCAACATGCAGAGTCTCAGGAATATCGGGGAATGTTGATATAGACTTTGCAAATAAAGCTTTTAGTAGTTGGAGATATAATAATGGTAGGTGGAGTTATATTGGTACTAGTGGAGAAATGTTTACAGGGTGGCATAGTATAGGCGGAAAGTGGTATCTGTTTAATTCGAATGGAATAATGCTAACTGGATGGCAGAAACAAGGAAAAAAGTGGTATTATTTAGATGAAGACGGTGCTATGAGAACGGGATGGCTTTTGTTAAAATCAAATTGGTATTATTTGAATAGAAGCGGAGAAATGTTTACAGGATGGCATAGTATAGGAGGAAAATGGTATTTATTTAACACTAATGGAATAATGCTTGGAGGTTGGCAGAAACAAGGGGTAAATTGGTACTATTTAAGCAATAATGGTCAAATGCTTACAGGATGGCATAGTATAAGAGGAAATTGGTATCTATTTAATTCTAATGGGGTGATGCTTACTGGGTGGCAAAAAGTAGAAGGAAAATGGTATCTAATGAATAAGAGTGGTGAAATGCTAATAGGTTGGCAGAAGATTGGAAAAAATTGGTATTATATGAATTCTAGTGGAAAAATGCTAACAGGTTGGCAAAAAATTGGAAATAAAATGTATTATATGAATTCTAGCGGAGTTTGGCTATATTAG